The Longimicrobiaceae bacterium genome contains the following window.
CCCAGCTCCCGGGCGAGCGCCTCGTCGCCGGCGAGCGCCTCCGGGTCCAGAGCGACGCACTCCAGCCCGAACGGCTCGCCCACCTCCGCGCAGAGGGCCAGGCGGCGCCCCGCGTCCGACTCCACGCAGGCGCAGCGGAGGCGCGCGGACGCCGCGGAGCGGCGCAGCAGCTCCGGGAGCGCGGTCACCCGCATCCCCCGGAGCCAGCTCTCCGCCAGCACCCCTGCGAGCCAGGCCGCGTCGGCCGTGGCCGGGCCCTCGCGCCACTCCTGCCGGCCCACGTACACGCCCGAGCGGTCGCGGACCACCAGCGCCCCCTCCTCCACCAGCGTCCGGTAGGCGCGCGCCACCACCTTGTGGTTGAGCCCCGTGGCGCGGGCCACCTCCCGGATCCCCGGCACCCGGTCTCCCGCGCACACCCGCCCCAGGTACAC
Protein-coding sequences here:
- a CDS encoding GntR family transcriptional regulator, with product PQGRSGEEAEAWGRALLAELQGSASAEPRTSAERLSGALRASLSAAVYLGRVCAGDRVPGIREVARATGLNHKVVARAYRTLVEEGALVVRDRSGVYVGRQEWREGPATADAAWLAGVLAESWLRGMRVTALPELLRRSAASARLRCACVESDAGRRLALCAEVGEPFGLECVALDPEALAGDEALARELGGTDLVVTTAYHAGRVRGLARALGKPLLVVGAQPGAEDGAPEPLPRLTPETARSISETLVMLNLEQARADEAGGAAVQAG